Proteins encoded in a region of the Megalopta genalis isolate 19385.01 unplaced genomic scaffold, iyMegGena1_principal scaffold0101, whole genome shotgun sequence genome:
- the LOC143262247 gene encoding uncharacterized protein LOC143262247 isoform X3 produces MRNLSIAFAIGFLFMLTIIWVAESKKMTLEEAKNSVIHLKKPCQKKTNVTEGIINLKLLDGLQKGEFPRVERLMCFMKCILTATKSMRHDEVQYDWILRNARLMLEEKYLPRVEHVVELCRERESSIA; encoded by the exons ATGAGGAACCTAAGCATTGCTTTCGCAATAGGATTTCTGTTCATGCTTACGATCATTTGGGTAGCCGAAAGC AAAAAAATGACCTTAGAAGAGGCCAAGAATAGTGTTATACATCTCAAGAAGCCCTGTCAGAAGAAGACAAATGTAACCGAAGGTATAATCAACCTAA AACTATTGGATGGACTACAGAAAGGCGAGTTCCCGAGGGTCGAGAGATTGATGTGTTTCATGAAGTGCATACTAACCGCGACGAAGTCC ATGAGACACGACGAGGTgcagtacgattggatccttagGAATGCTCGTCTAATGCTAGAAGAGAAATATCTTCCACGAGTCGAACACGTAGTCGAGCTTTGTCGAGAACGAG